One stretch of Argiope bruennichi chromosome 3, qqArgBrue1.1, whole genome shotgun sequence DNA includes these proteins:
- the LOC129962554 gene encoding uncharacterized protein LOC129962554, protein MVVRICPTTNKFQYLLQSTQKGSAARQLVESFLPTGKNYEEAVKCLKQHFGRDDLLIEVYIRELVSLVINNTNPQVHAYEDQLLRTDVAGKLLTGEDWLDQGIIEKVDISEPEHYLSHRPVFKENSITKIGTVFDGSGRDKNLLSINDCLEKGPNLVELIPSVLNRFRIGRNGVIADIEKAFLQIELHEDDRPYLKFLWWQSGQKENLKIFQHRRVVFGITSSLFLLGATLDYHLNDAPPDYKETARNLLKAFYVDNCVQSVENEEELMKFIHASQEILKSAKFNLRGWEHTPFEENESFTGSQDKRLQKLQIFTDENGIF, encoded by the exons atggttgtacgcatctgtcccaCTACCAACAAATTTCAGTATTTGTTGCAATCAACACAAAAGGGTTCGGCAGCTAGGCAATTAGTAGAATCTTTCCTGCCAACAGGAAAAAATTATGAGGAAGCTGTCAAATGTTTAAAACAGCACTTCGGAAGAGATGATTTATTGATCGAAGTTTATATTAGAGAGCTTGTTTCGTTGGTCATAAATAACACAAATCCTCAAG TGCATGCTTATGAGGACCAATTGTTGAGGACTGACGTCGCTGGTAAACTGCTCACAGGAGAG gactGGTTGGACCAGGGTATTATTGAGAAGGTAGATATTTCAGAACCTGAACACTACTTATCTCATCGCcctgttttcaaagaaaattccaTAACGAAGATTGGGACCGTTTTCGATGGATCTGGCCGAGACAAAAACTTGCTATCGATAAATGATTGCTTAGAAAAGGGGCCCAATTTGGTTGAATTGATTCCTTCTGTTTTAAACAGGTTTAGAATAGGCAGAAATGGAGTTATTGCCGATATTGAAAAGGCATTTTTGCAGATAGAACTCCATGAAGATGATAGgccttatttgaaatttttgtggtGGCAGAGTGGGcagaaagaaaacttaaaaatttttcagcACCGAAGAGTAGTTTTTGGAATAACCTCCAGCCTGTTCTTACTGGGAGCAACTCTTGATTATCATCTAAATGATGCTCCCCCTGATTACAAAGAAACGGCTCGAAATCTTTTGAAGGCTTTTTATGTGGACAACTGTGTCCAAAGTGTTGAAAATGAAGAggaattaatgaaattcattcatgCATCACAAGAGATTCTAAAATCTGCAAAATTCAACTTACGAGGGTGGGAGCATACCCCCTTTGAAGAAAATGAATCTTTCACAGGGTCTCAAGATAAGCGGCTCCAGAAACTCCAAATATTTACAGATGAGAATggaattttctga